The sequence below is a genomic window from Desulfobulbus oligotrophicus.
GCCGCTGGTGATGATGGCGACACCCTAACCATCAACGGCACCGACTACACCCTCCTGGCTATCGATCCGGATGGCCAGGGCGGCGCTGTGCTGAAGCTGGATGAACAACCATGATGCGGGCCGATATCGCCCAGGCGATCAAAGGCATGCTGGCGGCTACCGGCAAGTTCGGCGCCGTGTGCGGGCTTGGCAGCGACAAGCCCGCGTATCCGCTGGCCCGGGTGTGGATCAACGGGTGCCCCAGGGACGGCAATATCGACAACACCCCGGACGCGCTCCTCGATCTGCGCGTGGCCGTGCAGATCGAGACCTGGCTGCCGAAAGACAATGACGGCAACAGCATCGACACAGCGCTGTACGACCTGGTCGACACGGCGTTTGCCGGGTTGCACAACAAAAAAATTCCAGGAAAGGGCACCCTACCCCTGATCGCCTACGATCACCCCGGCCTGGGAGCATACAGCAGCGACGGCCCGGCCGTTTACACCATCCAGGTGTCGGTCAGGGTGGCGCCGCAACACTTTTCAATCACTTGACACCGGTCCGCCTACAACTGGGGCCAGGAGAACAGCATGCAAAACGCACAACAAGGAATGATACTCGGCGGAGATCTCTATTTCGATTTTCTGACCGATGCCGGCGCTTCCACCGGCTTCGGCCTGGCCGGCAACGCCAACCGGCTCATCCCCAAGGTGGAAAGCGAGACCCTGGAGAACAAGCTCAACGGCCGCGACACCCTGGGACAGACCGGCGACTCCTACACCCGCATCACCAGTTCCACCATCTCGTTCACCATGAACCGTTACGATCCCGATATCGTGGCCGCGTTCTTCATGGGTTCGGCGGTGGACCTGCCCGCCGTCGCTGCCGAGGCCTACACGGCCACGGTGACGGCAGACCATGGCGAGTGGGTGTCCATCGGCACGTCCCGCCTGGTCACCTGCGTGGTCCGGAACTCCACCGACACCATCACCTATGCGGTCGGCGAAGATTACGAAGTCGATCTTCTCCTCGGCCGGATCCGAACATTGGCTGCCGGCGACATCGTTGACGCCGCCACGCTCCATGTCAGCGGCACCGCTGCCGGGCCCTACACGGCCACGGTGACGGCAATCTCCGACAAGTGGGTGCCCATCGGCAAGGACGGCCTGGCCACCTGCGTGGTCAAGAACGCCGACAACACCCTCACCTATACGGTCAACGAAGATTACGAAGTCAATCTGCGCCTCGGCCTGATCCGGGTGTTGAGCGGAGGCGATATCGTTGCCGGTGCGACGCTCAATATCAGCGGCGCCGTGGAAGCGGCAACCGGCCGCAAGATCACCGGCGGTACCCGGCCGGTCATCAATGTGGGGCTGCTGCTGGACGGGAAAAACTACGTCAACGGCGCCAATGTCAAGCTGCGGGTCTGGCAGGCGCAGATTCGCGGGGACGGTGATTTTGATCTGCTTGCCCAGGATGGATTTCCCGCGCTGCAATTTTCCGGGACCATGGTCACCCCGGCCGGCAAAACCGCGCCGTTTGAACTGTGGTGATGGGATGCCGGCAATGCAGAAAATCAAGACAATCCAGATAGGTTCCAGGTCCTTCACCCTCAAGGAGCTGCCGGTCCGGGCGGTGTGGGACCTGGTCAACAATGAACAGCAGGAAGCAGCGGTCAACATGGTCGACCGCTGCCTGGATCTGCTCCGCATGGCCTGCCCCGAGCTGACCCAGGAGGTGCTGATGGATCTGTATCCCTCGGAAGTCGAGGAGCTGTGGCAGGGATTCCAGGAGGTGAACGCCGCTTTTTTGGGAGTGGTGCGCCGGATCGGGCTGATCGATATCCTGATCGATTCGTTGAAGCCGGTGATGATGGCGGAATTCGGCAAGGCAATGCTGACCTTGACCGATGCATCTGCCACCTCATTACCTCCGGCCACGGACCAGTCGTTTGGGACTACGGATACAGCTTCTTCCTGACCGCGCTCAATTGTCTGGTAAAACCGTCAGGGAAATAGGAGACGCACCATGGCGGCGGCGCCCCAGGCAGCAATCATGAGCAGCGGCAGGCCCACCAGGAGGCCGAAGACCAGCAGTTTGCCGGGCTGCAGCAGGGACAGCAGGGCATAAATACCAGGCCCGGCAAAAAGAGCGAATATAACGAGAGGCAGGTTCCAGCGCATGGCGACAAACAACAAAAGAATCGAAGTTATCATTTCAGCGTTTACCGCTGAATTTGAAAAAAGATTACGCGCTTCCACGTCGTCTGTCAAGGACCTTGACGCTGCTTCCCGGCAGGTGGAACGAGGCGGACTGTCAGCTGCCCGGCGTGGCGTGCAGTCCATCTCCCAGTCGCTGGAGAGCATGCGCCGCGCCGCCATCGCTGCTTTTTCCATCAAAGCCATCCGGGGGTATGCGGCCGGTTTCGTGCAAACCGCCGATGCCATGCGCGCCATGGATCAACGGCTGCTGCTGACAGCCAGGAACACCAACGATTATGCCGCCGCCCAGAAGACGGTGGTGGAGATAGCCAGGGACGC
It includes:
- a CDS encoding phage tail tube protein, coding for MQNAQQGMILGGDLYFDFLTDAGASTGFGLAGNANRLIPKVESETLENKLNGRDTLGQTGDSYTRITSSTISFTMNRYDPDIVAAFFMGSAVDLPAVAAEAYTATVTADHGEWVSIGTSRLVTCVVRNSTDTITYAVGEDYEVDLLLGRIRTLAAGDIVDAATLHVSGTAAGPYTATVTAISDKWVPIGKDGLATCVVKNADNTLTYTVNEDYEVNLRLGLIRVLSGGDIVAGATLNISGAVEAATGRKITGGTRPVINVGLLLDGKNYVNGANVKLRVWQAQIRGDGDFDLLAQDGFPALQFSGTMVTPAGKTAPFELW